ATAACGAACCCTCCGTTTCCTTTAATAAATCTTCATCGGCGTATATTTGCCGTAAACTTTTTTGAGCACTTCGCAGATCTCGCCCAGCGTCGCGTAGGCGCTTACCGCTTCGATCATGTATTCGCCCAGGTTTTCGTCGTTCCGGGCCGCCTTTTCCACGGCGGCGAGGGCGCGCTTCACCCTCTCGTTGTCGCGCTCCGCCTTCAGCTTGTTGATCTTCGCCGCCTGCTTGATAGCGACGTCCTCGGGGACCGTAAACTGGGCGGGCTCTATGGGCTTGCCGTCCTTAAACTCGTTGACGCCGACGACGATGCGTTCCTTGTTGTCCACGCTCTTCTGGTACTTGTAGGCGTTGTCCGCCAGCATCCTCTGCTGGAATCCTTCTTCGATGCACTTCAGGGCCCCGCCCTTTTTCTCTATCGTCTCAAGTAAGGCGAGGACCTCTTCCTCAATGGCGTTCGTGAGAGCCTCGACCGCGTAGGAGCCGCCGAGGGGATCGACCGTCTCCGTCAGGCCCGACTCATAGCCCACGATCTGCTGCGTGCGCAGCGAGACCGTCACGGCTTCCTGCGTGGGCAGCGAGATCGCCTCGTCATAGGAGGAGGCGTGGAAGGTCTGGATACCGCCCGCCGCCGCCGCCATCGTCTGAATGGCGACGCGGACTATGTTGTTGATGGGCTGTTCCGCCGTCAGGGCGGAGCCGCTTGTGAAGGCGAATATCTTCAGGCGCTGCGGCTCCTCCGCCGTCACGTGATAGCGTTCCTTCATGATCCGCGCGTAAAGGCGGCGCGCGGCGCGGTATTTCGCGACCTCCTCCAGGAAGTCCAGCTGCGCGCCGAGGAAGAAGTAGCTGTTCGCCGTGGCCGCGACGATGTCCACTCCGCGCTTCACGGCGGCGTCATAGTATTCGATCATATCCGCCAGCGTGAACGCCAGCTCCATCGCCGCCGTGGCTCCGGCGTCCCGGATGTGGTAGCCGGAGACCGCGATGGGCGTCCAGTGGGGAAGGTGTTTGCCGCAGTATTCCAGCACGTCGACGGAGAGCTTGACGCCGGCCGCTGGCGGAAAGATATACGTGCCGCGGCACATGTATTCTTTGAGGATGTCGTTTTGCAGGAAGAAGCCGATCGTATTTGGGTCGATATTGTTTTTCTTCGCGAAGGCCACGTAAAAGGCGAGCATGATTATCGAGTTGGCGTTCGCCGTCGTGCGGATCTGGCGTACCTGTTCAAAGGGGATTCCTTTGAACAGAGCCTCGATGTCAGCCAGGGAGTCGATGGCGACCCCGACCTTCCCAACCTCGCCCTCAGACATAGGGTCGTCGGAATCGTAACCCATCTGGGTAGGCAGGTCCAGCGCGACGGAGAAACCTGTGCCCCCCTGCTCAATGATGTAACGGAAACGCTTGTTGGCCTCCTCCGCGGAGGCAAAACCGGCGTACTGTCCCATCGTCCACAGGCGGCCGTCACGGTACATCTCCTCGCGGATGCCGCGTGTGAACGGGAAGTGCCCCGGTTCGCCAAGCTGTGTCTTGGGGTCTTTTCCTTTTATATCGTCTTCCGTGTAGACCCTTTTCAGCTCGTAGCCTGATAAAGTGGTGTGTTTCTTCTCCTCCGCCATGTTAAGTTCCCCTTTCGTCCTTTTATGATCCGGCCTCATCGGTCGATGAAGCTTATCTTCATTTTTTTGTCGGTGAATATCCGTTCGTCCATCGTCTTCAATTCGGGAGATATCAGCGGGACGAACTCCATTTTCGGCAGGATGTCTTTTTCGATGTCCATGCCGGGCGCGATCTCGGTCAGAGTCAGGCCGCCGGCTTCAAGCCGGAATACGGCGCGTTCCGTTATGTAGAGCACCTCTTGTCCGTTTTCCCGCGCATATCTTGATGAAAAAGTCACCTGCCCGACTTTTTTCTTGAATTTCACGTATTCAGCGTCTTTTTCTATTGATAAGAGGCCGCCGCCGGTCTTGTAATCCATGTGTCCGGCGGTAAAGGTCCCCATGAAACAGACTTTCCTCGTATTCTGGGTAATATTGATGAATCCTCCCGGCCCGGTGCAGCGGCTGCCGAATTTTGAAACGTTGACGTTGCCCTCTTCGTCCACCTCGCCAAGCCCCAGGAAGGCCGCGTCCAGCGCGCCTCCGTCGTAGATGTCAAAGCTGTCGGTGATCGAGAGGATGGCGTCCGGGTTTACCGAGGCTCCCAGCCCCACTCCGCTGACGGGGACTCCGCCGTAGACGCCGGTCTCGATCGAGAAGGTCACCTGATGGCTGATCCCCTCTTCGTTGGCGACGCTCGCGACGCTGTCGGGCATACCGATGCCAAGATTGACGAGGCTGCCGCCGGTTATTTCCAAAGCCGCCCGCCTGCCGCAAATTTTTCGCGGCGAGAGCGCCATCGGGCTGATCATCTCCAGCCGCTGTCTCACGTCGCCGATCAGCTCGGGGCGGAAAACGGAGCCGTCGTAACATTGCAGATGGTTTTCCGGCTTCGCCTGCACAACGTAATCGACCAGCGCGCCGGGGATCGACACCTGCCGCGGGTCGAGCGCGCCGCGTTTGAATACGTTCTTTACCTGCACGACCACGATGCCGCCGCTGTTGTGAACCGCCGCGGCCATCGCCGCCTGCTCGCTGTGTATCGCCTCCTCCTCGAGGGAGACGTTGCCGTACTCGTCGGCATAACTTCCGCGAATGATGCAGATGTCCAGCGGGAACGTCTTATAATGGAGGTATTCCGCGCCGTCGAACTCTACCAGAGAAACGACTTCGCGCCCCGACTCCCTGGCCTTGTCGTTGACCCGGCAGCCCTCCAGCCGCGGGTCGCAGAAGGTATGCAGTCCGATGCGCGTCAGCACGCCCGGTTTTTTCCCGGCGATGGCCTTCAGCAGATGTCCGTAGACTCCCAGCGGCACGGTGTAGCCCGCGATCTGGTTTGCGCTGACCGCCCGCCCTATCGAGGGCGACATCCCCACATGCGAGGCGTAGATCGAGGCGATGATGCCGGGCTCCTTAATGATGCTCAGGCCGTAGCCGTTTTCCGTGAGGTCGCCGGGAGAGATGCCGGAAACTACGTGCAGTCCCTTCGGCCTGCCGTGGGTGAAAAAAGATTTCGCCAGCTCGCGCAGTATCTCGTCGGGGGCGGAAAAACCTCCGAATCCCCCGATACCGATCACGTCGTTATCTCTAATTAGTGATATTGCAGCAGCAGACGAAATAATTTTGCCCATCTTCTCTCACCTCACGTTTTTTTTTGGGTTTTCCCGCCGCACAAGGCGGCGGGAAAATTAAAACAGTCCGATTTAATTCGTTTTGTCCGTGACAACGCCGCTGCCGAATTTGCCGACCACAAACTTTGTGATGTAGGGGAAGACAAAGATGCAGAAGACCAGCGTCACCGCCATCTGCGCCGTCGCCGACTCCACATAGGGCTGATACTGGGGCAGACGTTCGCCGATGATCCTCGGCGCGACGACCGACAGCCCTCCCAGGCAGGTGGCCGCGACCGCGGCGTATCCGGGGCGTCTCAGGATAAGTTTGTCCGCAGTTATCATTATCGGCAGGAACACGCAGACGATGAGCCCGATCAGCACGATGTTGGCAGCCCCGGCCTGAGAGAGCGCTCTAAGGTTTATGCTCGCGCCCAGACAGCAGCCCAGGAAAAAGAGGACCACCGGCGTCGCCGTCGAAAAGAGCTTGCGTATCTTCTCGTCGGAATTGGCAAGGACCATGCCGAGAACGAACGGAACGAGCGAAGCGACGGCGCTCATGTAGTCAAAGCCGGTGCCGTCGGCTATGCCAAGGATCACCAGAGGGGTGGCGGGAACGGCGATCAGGTTGAGAACGCCCATCGCCGCTTTATCGACGTTGTCTCCATAAGACTGCATCAGCCCCGCGTAGACTCCGGGGTTGCAGCTGGCGAGAGAGATCGTGATCGCCAGCGCGGAGGCTCCGCAGATACCGCCGATGCCGAAGAATTTCAGCGTCAGCCAGGCTCCGGTAAAGGCCACGGCCAGGCGGACGACCACCAGCAGGCCGCCGCGCGCGCATACCGCGCCGAGGTCGCTGTATTTGGTTTGGCTGCCGGCGACAAAGAGCAGCATACCGATGGTCGCCATCGCTCCCGCGCCGCTGAAAGCCGCGGTAGTGGGGCCGCCTATTTTGAGCACAGCCGGAATAAATGTGTTTATCAGCGCGGTGATGATCATCGGTACGACCATGATGCCGCCGGGTACTTTATTGACCTTGCCTAGAATATCCATAGCCTGCCTCCCATCTCTCTTGATACCGCCTCTTGTTCGCGCGGCCCGGCGAGCAGCGGGGCTTGTTTTTCAAGGAAAGCGTTTTTCCCCCGGCCCCCTCATCGGTCCCGCAACAAAGGGTATCTCTGAATTCCACTCGGATCACCGCTCCCGGCTTTCCGTCGTCAGTTTTGCTGGGCGGCTTTGCGCTCCGCGATCTTGTCGGCGATGACACAGTTGACCGCTTCGTGCCTCTGGTCGCGCTCAAGACAGCCGTTGCAGTAGACGCACTTCACTATCTCTTTCTCGCGCCCCTCGACCTGCTTTTTGATCCAGTCGGGATCGGCGAGCGCCGGGCGGCAGACGCCGATGAGGTCGGCTTTGCCTGATTCGAATATCTCTTCGCCGTGCTGAAGGTCCTTCACTTTGCCGGAGACTACCACGGGGATATCAGATTTGATCTCGCGCAGCGCGTTCTTGATGCCCTCGGAGAGGTAGACATGGAGGCCCCAGGGGTATTCGGCGGTCGGCATGCAGCGGTTTCCGCTGTAGCCGGTGTACCAAGCGCCGTCTTCCGTCTTGCCGCCGGCGGAAACGCTGATGAAGTCCATTCCCGCGCCAGCGAATATCTTGGCTATTTCCGTCGTCTGTTTAAGCGTATTGCCGCCTTTGACGAACTCTTCGCCGGAGATGCGGCAGCCCACGCAGTAATCGTCGCCGACCTCTTTGCGGATATCTTCCATGATCTCC
The window above is part of the Cloacibacillus evryensis DSM 19522 genome. Proteins encoded here:
- a CDS encoding acyl-CoA mutase large subunit family protein: MAEEKKHTTLSGYELKRVYTEDDIKGKDPKTQLGEPGHFPFTRGIREEMYRDGRLWTMGQYAGFASAEEANKRFRYIIEQGGTGFSVALDLPTQMGYDSDDPMSEGEVGKVGVAIDSLADIEALFKGIPFEQVRQIRTTANANSIIMLAFYVAFAKKNNIDPNTIGFFLQNDILKEYMCRGTYIFPPAAGVKLSVDVLEYCGKHLPHWTPIAVSGYHIRDAGATAAMELAFTLADMIEYYDAAVKRGVDIVAATANSYFFLGAQLDFLEEVAKYRAARRLYARIMKERYHVTAEEPQRLKIFAFTSGSALTAEQPINNIVRVAIQTMAAAAGGIQTFHASSYDEAISLPTQEAVTVSLRTQQIVGYESGLTETVDPLGGSYAVEALTNAIEEEVLALLETIEKKGGALKCIEEGFQQRMLADNAYKYQKSVDNKERIVVGVNEFKDGKPIEPAQFTVPEDVAIKQAAKINKLKAERDNERVKRALAAVEKAARNDENLGEYMIEAVSAYATLGEICEVLKKVYGKYTPMKIY
- a CDS encoding acyl CoA:acetate/3-ketoacid CoA transferase; the encoded protein is MGKIISSAAAISLIRDNDVIGIGGFGGFSAPDEILRELAKSFFTHGRPKGLHVVSGISPGDLTENGYGLSIIKEPGIIASIYASHVGMSPSIGRAVSANQIAGYTVPLGVYGHLLKAIAGKKPGVLTRIGLHTFCDPRLEGCRVNDKARESGREVVSLVEFDGAEYLHYKTFPLDICIIRGSYADEYGNVSLEEEAIHSEQAAMAAAVHNSGGIVVVQVKNVFKRGALDPRQVSIPGALVDYVVQAKPENHLQCYDGSVFRPELIGDVRQRLEMISPMALSPRKICGRRAALEITGGSLVNLGIGMPDSVASVANEEGISHQVTFSIETGVYGGVPVSGVGLGASVNPDAILSITDSFDIYDGGALDAAFLGLGEVDEEGNVNVSKFGSRCTGPGGFINITQNTRKVCFMGTFTAGHMDYKTGGGLLSIEKDAEYVKFKKKVGQVTFSSRYARENGQEVLYITERAVFRLEAGGLTLTEIAPGMDIEKDILPKMEFVPLISPELKTMDERIFTDKKMKISFIDR
- a CDS encoding 2-keto-3-deoxygluconate permease, yielding MDILGKVNKVPGGIMVVPMIITALINTFIPAVLKIGGPTTAAFSGAGAMATIGMLLFVAGSQTKYSDLGAVCARGGLLVVVRLAVAFTGAWLTLKFFGIGGICGASALAITISLASCNPGVYAGLMQSYGDNVDKAAMGVLNLIAVPATPLVILGIADGTGFDYMSAVASLVPFVLGMVLANSDEKIRKLFSTATPVVLFFLGCCLGASINLRALSQAGAANIVLIGLIVCVFLPIMITADKLILRRPGYAAVAATCLGGLSVVAPRIIGERLPQYQPYVESATAQMAVTLVFCIFVFPYITKFVVGKFGSGVVTDKTN
- a CDS encoding NADH:flavin oxidoreductase yields the protein MKILEPVKFRNLELKNRLVWLPAVTCLADEVGFVTDALIERHVARAKGGFGLIDVEACGVLDRKSPNLLRICDDKFIPGLKEMTDAVHAEGCKMTVQLIHYVKQSVRTGWKQAVEDLTYEDIDLCKRQFVESTIRAREAGFDGVELHVAHGYTLSSFISLLNKRTDKYGRNTEGRCRIVTEIMEDIRKEVGDDYCVGCRISGEEFVKGGNTLKQTTEIAKIFAGAGMDFISVSAGGKTEDGAWYTGYSGNRCMPTAEYPWGLHVYLSEGIKNALREIKSDIPVVVSGKVKDLQHGEEIFESGKADLIGVCRPALADPDWIKKQVEGREKEIVKCVYCNGCLERDQRHEAVNCVIADKIAERKAAQQN